The DNA window GCATCCGACCTGCTGGTCGAGTTCGCCGAGCTGACCGGCGTCCCGGTCATCTCCACCCTCATGGGCTGGGGCGTCATCCCCGACGACCACGAGCTGAGCGCGGGCATGGTCGGCGTCCAGACCTCGCACCGCTACGGCAACGCGACCTTCCTGGAGTCGGACTTCGTCCTCGGCATCGGCAACCGCTGGGCCAACCGCCACACCGGCTACAACCTCGACGCCTACCGCGGCGACCGCAAGTTCGTCCACGTCGACATCGAGCCCACCCAGATCGGCAAGATCTTCGCGCCGGACTTCGGCATCGCCTCCGACGCCAAGGCCGCCCTGGAGCTCTTCATCGAGGTCGCCAAGGAGCTCAAGGCCGAGGGCAAGCTCCCGGACTTCTCCGCCTGGGCCGCCTCGGGTCAGGAGCGCAAGGCCACCCTCCAGCGCCGCACGCACTTCGACAACATCCCGATGAAGCCGCAGCGCGTCTACGAGGAGATGAACAAGGCCTTCGGCCCGGAGACGCGCTACGTCACCACCATCGGCCTCTCCCAGATCGCCGGCGCGCAGATGCTGCACGTCTTCAAGCCGCGCCACTGGATCAACTGCGGCCAGGCCGGCCCGCTCGGCTGGACCATCCCGGCCGCGATCGGTGCCGCCACCGCCGACCCCGAGACCCCGATCGTCGCCCTCTCCGGCGACTACGACTTCCAGTTCATGATCGAGGAGCTCGCGGTCGCCGCGCAGCACAAGGTCCCCTACGTCCACGTCCTGGTGAACAACGCCTACCTGGGCCTGATCCGTCAGGCGCAGGGCGGCCTGGGCATCAACTTCGAGGTCAACCTCGAATTCGAGAACATCAACACCCCGGAGCTGGGCGTCTACGGCGTCGACCACGTCAAGGTCGCCGAGGGCCTGGGTGTCAAGGCCATCCGCGTCACCGACCCGAACGAGCTGGGCGCCGCCTTCGAGCAGGCCAAGAAGCTGGCCCAGGAGTTCCAGGTCCCGGTCGTCGTCGAAGCCATCCTCGAGCGCGTCACCAACATCTCGATGAGCAAGACGGTCGACATGAGC is part of the Streptomyces subrutilus genome and encodes:
- the gcl gene encoding glyoxylate carboligase → MPRMTAAAAAVEILKLEGVSQAFGVPGAAINPFYRELKNVGGINHTLARHVEGASHMAEGYTRAKAGNIGVCIGTSGPAGTDMITGLYSAIADSIPILCITGQAPVSKLHKEDFQAVDIASIAKPVTKKATTVLEAAQVPGVFQEAFHLMRSGRPGPVLIDLPIDVQLTEIEFDPETYQPLPVYKPQASRAQAAKAIQFLLESERPLIVAGGGIINADASDLLVEFAELTGVPVISTLMGWGVIPDDHELSAGMVGVQTSHRYGNATFLESDFVLGIGNRWANRHTGYNLDAYRGDRKFVHVDIEPTQIGKIFAPDFGIASDAKAALELFIEVAKELKAEGKLPDFSAWAASGQERKATLQRRTHFDNIPMKPQRVYEEMNKAFGPETRYVTTIGLSQIAGAQMLHVFKPRHWINCGQAGPLGWTIPAAIGAATADPETPIVALSGDYDFQFMIEELAVAAQHKVPYVHVLVNNAYLGLIRQAQGGLGINFEVNLEFENINTPELGVYGVDHVKVAEGLGVKAIRVTDPNELGAAFEQAKKLAQEFQVPVVVEAILERVTNISMSKTVDMSDVTEFEELATEPGHAPTAIKALKV